The proteins below come from a single Aegilops tauschii subsp. strangulata cultivar AL8/78 chromosome 6, Aet v6.0, whole genome shotgun sequence genomic window:
- the LOC109758920 gene encoding uncharacterized protein, whose product MEAVEDTTTLEAAIGWLSDTILANLPAGGKLVSWIRQAGLGNDVEKLKSEVEAVEMVVSAVQGRAAGNKPLAKSLARVKELLYDADDVVDELDCYRLQQELQPETLLEMDGHGMQQVDRSSESETIDVQGSGNSRLRFEGWIHFEITEFEQNGGPVKAMCKHCQTVLKCKTNKGTSVLHNHLKSKGCAKKRGASDPSSSTADAITIPTPVVTVSRKRTRTSQESTHITAANPNGWNKDAFSERIQDIISQLQGKHGAITRLLQILPSDYVGARSSHCQSRILDPCRRTSCVFQGKVYGRAAEKRSIKKLIQEHKPTASVTVLPIVGIGGVGKTALAQLVYNDPALESQFDRKIWIWVSNNFDEMRLTREMLTCISPETHDGICNFIKLQEVLKGHIKTKRVLLILDDVWEVMDDCVWNKLLAPFKSDNAKGNMIIMTTRKPSVANSRGTTGPINLGALGKDHFWQLFKSCTFGDESYEAQASLSDLGQEIAQKLKGNPLAAQTVGPLLRDHLTVDHWSNTLKTEAWNSLQHTGGIMSALKLSYDELPYPVQQCCSYCSIFPYGYEFIAEELVRLWISQGFVKRDHPNMSLEETGRYYLTDLVNLGLFERKGSSLGSQTQTCYAMSGLMHDFARLVSRTECATLDGLQCNEMLPNVHHLSIVTSFVYQRQDWTGNILRSEKFEFLLQNIVASVSKLRTLVLIGEYDSFFFKAFQDVFEKAHNLRMLQMSATSADFNSFMCSLVNPTRLRYLKLADGHDEQKAMPRVLSKFFHLQVLDVTFFMSLHTVHLEGCGERIVLSTLEMLRFLKRLKLRNMRSVTKVSVPSLEELVLYEMPDLQRCSCTSMGDMKSSLRVLEIQSCPALEVFDLFRKGHNYELEHKPWLPSLRKLIMCNCPLLQVQIPLPPSAILSELLIRGVSTIMKMWGSSMGTFKIECELPFAEMMPLDDRILAFHNLKDIKYLEISCCANITSISFKGLGQLNSLKSLKILLCKELFSSDDVPEQTLEDIITANNAALLALESLDIRGCGIRGTWLSLMLRHSPTLKELNLDMCPRLKQLKVEEVSSSWYLYDAFRSSVRASSVYVDDAWPGLAVDGVVHIPWNLRKITIGGCPELMFDGSREGFAGFISFEEVEEDDEEKGRCLLPQSLEQLVWSDYSRKTLRPCFVGNVTCLKKLHVDSIRLECLQLDSFTALEDLKIECCDRFVSLEGMKSVGTLRSLALVQNPRLESLQLNSCTSLERFEVHDCSSLIALEGLRSLVNLKHFEIFGSPALDSFTYEPIEGISSHSYELFPSLESLKTDDLCHLKTLFHKGLTCLRSLTLFYSDATRLTDEQERVLLLLGSLQKLSFDNCEHLVHLPPGLHGLPSLKTLKIIDCEGISELPIEGLPPSLEELEILCCSAELSKQCRLLATSKLEVEIDGCYLD is encoded by the exons ATGGAGGCGGTGGAAGACACCACAACCCTGGAGGCCGCGATCGGTTGGCTCTCCGATACCATCCTTGCAAATCTCCCAGCCGGCGGCAAGCTGGTTTCCTGGATTCGCCAAGCTGGCCTTGGCAACGACGTCGAGAAGCTCAAGTCCGAGGTCGAGGCTGTGGAGATGGTGGTCTCTGCTGTGCAGGGGAGGGCGGCCGGAAACAAGCCGCTGGCCAAATCCCTCGCTCGGGTCAAGGAGCTGCTCTACGACGCCGACGATGTGGTCGACGAGCTCGATTGCTACAGGctccagcaggagctccaacCAG AGACACTGCTGGAAATGGATGGACATGGGATGCAGCAAGTTGACAGATCTAGTGAAAGTGAAACTATCGATGTACAGGGTAGCGGTAATAGCAGGTTACGGTTCGAGGGATGGATTCACTTTGAAATCACCGAGTTTGAACAAAACGGAGGGCCTGTCAAAGCAATGTGTAAGCACTGTCAAACAGTGCTCAAGTGCAAAACCAATAAGGGGACATCAGTTCTGCACAATCATCTCAAGAGCAAAGGTTGTGCCAAGAAACGTGGAGCCAGTGACCCTTCTTCAAG CACCGCCGATGCTATTACAATTCCTACCCCTGTTGTAACTGTCAGCAGAAAAAGGACGAGAACCAGTCAGGAGTCAACACACATCACTGCAGCTAACCCAAACGGGTGGAACAAGGACGCATTTTCTGAAAGGATACAAGACATCATTAGTCAACTGCAAGGGAAACACGGGGCTATCACAAGGCTTCTCCAAATACTTCCGTCCGACTATGTTGGTGCAAGGTCAAGCCACTGTCAGAGTAGAATCTTGGATCCATGCCGAAGAACATCATGTGTTTTTCAAGGGAAAGTGTATGGGAGAGCTGCAGAGAAGAGATCCATCAAAAAGTTGATACAAGAACACAAACCAACTGCCAGTGTTACTGTTCTGCCTATTGTAGGAATCGGAGGAGTTGGGAAGACAGCTCTCGCTCAGCTTGTATACAATGATCCAGCTTTGGAAAGTCAATTTGATCGCAAGATATGGATCTGGGTGTCTAACAACTTTGATGAAATGAGACTCACACGAGAGATGTTAACTTGCATCTCCCCAGAAACACATGATGGCATATGCAACTTTATCAAGCTTCAGGAGGTCTTGAAGGGTCATATTAAAACAAAGAGGGTTCTACTCATTTTAGATGATGTCTGGGAAGTCATGGATGACTGCGTGTGGAACAAATTATTGGCTCCTTTCAAGTCTGACAATGCAAAGGGCAACATGATAATCATGACAACTAGAAAACCATCTGTTGCAAACAGTAGAGGTACAACTGGACCAATTAACTTAGGTGCTTTGGGAAAGGACCATTTTTGGCAATTGTTTAAATCATGCACGTTTGGTGACGAGAGTTATGAAGCGCAAGCAAGTCTAAGTGACTTAGGACAGGAAATAGCACAAAAGTTAAAAGGGAACCCATTAGCAGCGCAAACTGTCGGGCCTCTATTAAGAGATCATCTTACTGTGGATCATTGGAGTAACACTCTGAAGACCGAAGCTTGGAATTCCCTACAACACACTGGTGGCATCATGTCTGCTTTGAAGCTTTCCTATGATGAGCTGCCCTACCCTGTGCAGCAATGCTGCTCATATTGTTCTATATTCCCCTACGGTTATGAATTTATTGCCGAGGAACTAGTTCGTCTTTGGATTTCACAGGGATTTGTGAAGCGTGATCATCCAAATATGAGTTTGGAGGAGACGGGACGATACTATCTGACTGACTTGGTGAACCTGGGCTTGTTTGAAAGGAAAGGATCCTCTCTTGGTAGTCAAACTCAAACTTGCTATGCTATGTCTGGCCTGATGCACGATTTTGCGAGGCTAGTTTCAAGAACTGAGTGTGCAACTTTGGATGGTTTGCAGTGCAATGAAATGTTGCCAAATGTACACCACTTGTCCATAGTAACCAGCTTTGTGTATCAGAGGCAGGATTGGACTGGGAATATACTTCGTAGTGAGAAGTTTGAATTTTTGTTGCAAAATATAGTTGCATCAGTGAGTAAGTTGAGGACATTGGTGTTAATTGGGGAGTATGACTCCTTTTTCTTCAAAGCATTCCAAGATGTATTTGAAAAAGCACATAATCTGCGTATGTTGCAAATGTCTGCAACATCTGCTGATTTTAATTCCTTCATGTGTAGCTTGGTAAATCCTACACGTCTTCGGTATCTAAAACTTGCGGATGGTCATGATGAGCAGAAGGCTATGCCTCGTGTTTTGAGCAAGTTTTTCCATCTTCAGGTGTTGGATGTTACTTTCTTTATGTCACTGCATACAGTTCATCTAGAGGGTTGCGGAGAACGGATAGTACTTTCAACTCTGGAAATGCTTCGATTTCTTAAAAGGTTGAAGTTGAGAAACATGCGGAGTGTAACAAAAGTATCGGTTCCGTCATTGGAGGAGCTGGTTTTATATGAAATGCCAGATTTACAGAGATGTTCTTGTACTTCCATGGGTGATATGAAATCTAGTTTAAGGGTGTTGGAGATCCAGAGTTGCCCTGCACTTGAGGTGTTTGATTTGTTTCGGAAAGGTCATAACTATGAACTGGAGCATAAGCCATGGTTGCCCAGTCTGAGGAAACTCATAATGTGCAATTGTCCTTTATTGCAAGTACAAATCCCGCTTCCGCCTTCAGCTATATTATCTGAACTATTAATCAGGGGAGTTTCAACAATTATGAAAATGTGGGGATCTTCCATGGGAACATTCAAAATTGAGTGTGAGCTGCCTTTTGCTGAGATGATGCCACTTGATGACAGAATTTTGGCGTTCCATAATCTTAAGGATATCAAATACTTGGAGATATCATGTTGCGCAAACATAACATCCATTTCATTCAAAGGATTAGGTCAGCTCAACTCTTTAAAGAGTTTGAAAATATTGTTATGCAAAGAACTTTTCTCTTCAGATGATGTGCCAGAGCAGACCCTAGAAGACATAATAACTGCAAATAATGCTGCTCTCCTGGCTCTTGAAAGTCTTGATATTAGAGGGTGTGGAATAAGGGGGACGTGGCTATCTCTAATGCTGCGACATTCGCCAACCCTGAAGGAGTTGAATTTAGATATGTGCCCGCGGTTGAAACAATTGAAAGTAGAAGAGGTTTCGTCATCATGGTATCTATATGATGCATTTCGAAGCTCAGTTCGAGCGTCATCAGTATATGTTGATGATGCGTGGCCAGGCTTAGCTGTAGACGGAGTCGTGCACATTCCATGGAATCTTAGAAAGATAACAATCGGTGGATGCCCTGAATTAATGTTTGATGGGAGTAGGGAAGGCTTTGCTGGATTTATCTCCTTTGAGGAGGTAGAGGAAGACGACGAAGAGAAGGGAAGATGTCTCCTCCCGCAATCACTTGAACAACTTGTTTGGTCTGATTATTCCCGGAAAACTCTGCGGCCCTGCTTTGTGGGTAATGTCACGTGCCTCAAAAAACTGCATGTAGATAGCATAAGGTTGGAATGTCTACAGCTGGATTCTTTTACGGCACTGGAAGATTTGAAAATTGAATGTTGTGATCGGTTCGTCTCATTAGAGGGCATGAAATCGGTTGGAACCCTCAGGTCTTTGGCATTAGTTCAAAACCCAAGATTGGAATCTCTACAGTTAAATTCCTGCACATCGTTGGAACGTTTTGAAGTTCATGATTGCAGTTCGCTCATCGCATTAGAGGGCTTGAGGTCCCTCGTGAACCTCAAGCATTTTGAAATATTCGGGTCCCCTGCCTTGGATTCCTTTACCTATGAGCCAATTGAGGGAATTTCGAGTCATAGCTATGAGTTATTCCCCTCACTGGAAAGTTTAAAGACTGATGACTTGTGTCATCTTAAGACGTTATTCCACAAGGGCCTCACCTGCCTCCGAAGCCTAACACTTTTTTATTCGGATGCAACGAGACTAACAGATGAGCAAGAGAGAGTGCTTCTGCTCCTCGGGTCCTTGCAAAAGCTCTCCTTTGACAATTGCGAGCATCTCGTGCATCTTCCCCCAGGGCTGCACGGCCTCCCTTCCCTCAAGACGTTGAAGATCATAGATTGTGAGGGCATCTCAGAGCTTCCGATAGAGGGCCTCCCACCTTCGCTGGAAGAACTGGAAATCCTCTGTTGCAGTGCCGAGTTATCAAAACAATGCAGATTGCTAGCAACAAGCAAGCTAGAGGTCGAAATTGATGGGTGCTATCTGGACTGA